In a single window of the Gemmatimonadota bacterium genome:
- a CDS encoding MFS transporter has protein sequence MHDPRAALRLPDFRRFLAAHFTTTLGVQIQGVVVAWQMYLDTHDPLSLGLIGLAEALPNIASSLFGGHVADRMDRRKLALISTVVLLACALALALLAGLPGDAVHYRIYGAYAVIAVSGVARAFLQPARTALAAAMIPRELQANAVTWRSTAWQLGAVIGPAVGGLLNAWVGARGSYLVDAALIAIALVALAAIRFRAVPAAATGGEPILESLKAGVRYLRGQQILLGAMTLDLFSVLFGGAVALLPIFAADILHVGAWGLGVLRSAPALGAVLMSLWLAWRPPMQHAGRALFRAITAFAFFTIIFGLSRSLWLSFAALVLGGAVDMVSVVVRSTLLQLLVPDHLMGRVTSVNAIFIGSSNEIGSFESGLTAKLFGAVPAVLLGGVLTLGVVGVTAKLAPELRAVGRLDEVGRETRD, from the coding sequence ATGCACGACCCGCGCGCCGCGCTCCGACTTCCCGATTTCCGCCGTTTCCTTGCCGCACATTTCACCACGACCCTGGGTGTCCAGATCCAGGGCGTGGTCGTGGCGTGGCAGATGTATCTCGACACCCACGATCCGCTCTCGCTCGGCCTTATCGGTCTCGCCGAGGCGCTCCCGAACATCGCGTCGTCGCTCTTCGGCGGGCACGTCGCCGACCGGATGGATCGTCGCAAGCTGGCGCTGATCTCGACCGTGGTGCTGCTCGCGTGCGCCTTGGCGCTTGCGTTGCTCGCCGGACTCCCTGGCGATGCCGTGCACTACCGGATCTACGGTGCCTACGCGGTCATTGCCGTGAGTGGCGTCGCGCGGGCATTCCTGCAGCCGGCGCGAACGGCGCTCGCGGCCGCCATGATCCCGCGCGAGTTGCAGGCCAACGCGGTGACCTGGCGCAGCACGGCGTGGCAACTGGGGGCGGTGATCGGTCCTGCGGTGGGCGGCCTGCTCAATGCCTGGGTCGGGGCGCGCGGCAGCTATCTCGTCGATGCCGCATTGATCGCCATCGCGCTGGTGGCCCTCGCGGCCATCCGCTTTCGCGCCGTGCCAGCGGCGGCGACGGGTGGCGAGCCAATCCTGGAGTCGCTCAAGGCCGGGGTGCGCTATCTGCGCGGACAGCAGATCCTGCTCGGTGCGATGACCCTCGATCTCTTCAGCGTTCTCTTCGGTGGCGCCGTGGCGCTGCTGCCGATCTTTGCCGCCGATATCCTGCACGTCGGCGCGTGGGGGCTCGGCGTATTGCGTTCAGCGCCGGCACTCGGTGCCGTGCTGATGTCGCTCTGGCTCGCGTGGCGCCCTCCGATGCAGCACGCCGGGCGCGCGCTCTTCCGCGCGATCACCGCATTTGCGTTCTTCACGATCATCTTCGGCCTGTCGCGCTCACTCTGGCTCTCGTTCGCAGCGCTGGTTCTGGGCGGTGCCGTGGACATGGTGAGCGTGGTTGTGCGATCGACCCTGCTGCAGCTGCTGGTGCCCGATCACCTGATGGGGCGCGTGACATCTGTGAACGCGATCTTCATCGGATCGAGCAACGAGATCGGCAGCTTCGAGTCTGGCCTGACGGCCAAACTCTTCGGCGCGGTACCCGCCGTGCTTCTCGGCGGAGTGCTCACGCTTGGTGTGGTGGGTGTCACGGCGAAGCTCGCGCCGGAGCTCAGAGCGGTTGGACGACTGGATGAGGTGGGAAGAGAGACTAGAGATTAG
- a CDS encoding vitamin K epoxide reductase family protein, with protein MTDTDNAPLTPRHWIAVTALISGLVALYLHLWKLGLTGPLVCSANHGCEIAQMSPWGWFLGVDVALIGTIGYTLIFATAIVGIQPRWINDPRITRILVALIVPAILFTIRLKYAEFVILKTFCPWCAISAVTITTHGIAVLLDRRRLGTRLETRD; from the coding sequence ATGACTGACACCGACAATGCGCCGCTGACCCCGCGCCACTGGATCGCCGTCACCGCCCTGATCTCGGGGCTGGTCGCCCTCTACCTGCACCTCTGGAAGCTCGGCCTGACCGGGCCCCTGGTCTGCAGCGCCAACCACGGCTGCGAGATCGCCCAGATGTCACCGTGGGGCTGGTTCCTGGGAGTCGATGTGGCCCTGATCGGCACCATCGGCTACACCCTGATTTTCGCCACGGCCATTGTCGGCATCCAGCCGCGCTGGATCAACGACCCCCGGATCACCCGGATCCTCGTGGCGCTGATCGTCCCCGCGATCCTCTTCACGATCCGGCTCAAATACGCCGAGTTCGTGATCCTCAAGACCTTCTGCCCCTGGTGCGCGATCTCGGCCGTGACGATCACGACGCACGGGATTGCCGTCCTGTTGGACCGCAGGCGACTGGGCACGAGACTAGAGACTAGAGACTAG
- a CDS encoding peptide chain release factor 3 — protein sequence MTDEITGALAAAIARRRTFAIISHPDAGKTTLTEKLLLYGGAIHLAGSVKARRAARHATSDWMALERQRGISVTSSVMQFEYLGYQVNLLDTPGHADFSEDTYRTLVAADSAVMLLDNRRGVEERTRQLFDVCKMRRMPIFSFVNKCDRPGGNPLQLVSDVEADLGLGIHPVTWPITTANGFVGVADRRRKEVLMFDKGIDHGASLVETHRVPLDSASLADILGSENLATLRDELDLLEMAGQPWDEAAILNGTLSPMFFGSALTNFGVEPFLHDFLSFAPGPLPREAEDRIVSPTDEEFTGFVFKIQANMDPKHRDRIAFVRICSGRFAAGMNVTLARTKKVLRMAQPQQFLARERTEIEEAWPGDVVGIHDRGSLRVSDSLSEKGDVAFVGIPRFAPQFFARILVSDPLRRKHLDTGLRQLAEEGAVQVFFQDSVVGPIPIVGAVGMLQFDVLLFRLEGEYGVPCKLEPLPFRHARWVRGDEEAIDQLVEGRSRMRLFDSKGSSILLFEDEWALRSTLERVKGKLEFLDAAP from the coding sequence ATGACTGACGAAATCACTGGCGCGCTCGCTGCGGCGATCGCGCGCCGCCGCACCTTTGCGATCATTTCGCACCCCGACGCCGGGAAGACCACCCTCACCGAGAAGCTCCTGCTGTACGGCGGGGCGATCCACCTTGCCGGGTCGGTGAAGGCGCGCCGGGCGGCTCGCCATGCCACCTCCGACTGGATGGCGCTCGAGCGCCAGCGTGGCATCTCGGTCACCTCCTCGGTGATGCAGTTCGAGTACCTGGGCTATCAGGTCAACCTGCTCGACACTCCCGGGCACGCTGACTTCTCCGAGGACACTTACCGGACCCTGGTGGCGGCCGACAGCGCAGTGATGCTGCTCGACAATCGCCGGGGGGTGGAAGAGCGCACCCGTCAGCTCTTCGACGTCTGCAAGATGCGCCGGATGCCGATCTTCTCGTTCGTGAACAAGTGCGATCGTCCGGGTGGCAATCCGCTGCAGCTGGTGAGCGATGTCGAGGCCGACCTCGGGCTCGGGATTCATCCGGTCACCTGGCCGATCACCACGGCGAACGGATTCGTGGGAGTGGCCGACCGGCGTCGCAAGGAAGTCCTGATGTTCGACAAGGGGATCGATCACGGCGCCTCGCTGGTCGAGACCCACCGGGTGCCGCTCGACAGCGCGTCCCTCGCCGACATCCTGGGGAGCGAGAATCTCGCGACGCTGCGCGATGAACTTGATCTGCTCGAGATGGCGGGGCAGCCCTGGGACGAGGCGGCGATCCTGAATGGCACCCTCTCGCCGATGTTCTTCGGCTCCGCGCTGACCAATTTCGGCGTCGAGCCGTTCCTGCACGACTTCCTCTCCTTCGCACCGGGCCCGCTGCCGCGCGAGGCGGAAGATCGGATCGTCTCGCCGACTGACGAGGAGTTCACCGGTTTCGTGTTCAAGATCCAGGCGAACATGGACCCGAAGCATCGCGACCGGATCGCCTTCGTGCGGATCTGCTCGGGACGTTTCGCGGCCGGGATGAACGTCACGCTGGCGCGTACCAAGAAGGTGTTGCGGATGGCGCAGCCGCAGCAGTTCCTCGCGCGCGAGCGGACCGAGATCGAAGAGGCGTGGCCCGGGGACGTGGTGGGCATCCACGATCGCGGATCGCTGCGAGTGTCCGATTCGCTCTCCGAAAAGGGCGACGTCGCGTTCGTCGGCATTCCGCGCTTCGCGCCGCAATTCTTTGCGCGCATCCTCGTCTCCGACCCGCTGCGACGAAAGCATCTCGACACCGGCCTGCGGCAACTCGCCGAAGAAGGCGCGGTGCAGGTCTTCTTCCAGGATTCGGTCGTCGGACCGATCCCGATTGTGGGCGCCGTCGGCATGCTGCAATTCGACGTGCTGCTCTTCCGGCTCGAGGGCGAGTATGGCGTTCCCTGCAAGCTCGAGCCGTTGCCGTTCCGCCACGCGCGCTGGGTGCGCGGCGATGAAGAAGCGATCGATCAACTGGTGGAGGGGCGGTCGCGGATGCGACTCTTCGATTCGAAGGGATCCAGCATCCTGCTCTTCGAGGATGAGTGGGCGCTGCGTTCGACGCTCGAACGGGTCAAGGGAAAGCTCGAGTTCCTCGACGCGGCGCCGTAA
- a CDS encoding YdiU family protein, giving the protein MSRPLAALRWDNSFARLPETFHQRVAPTPIPDPYLVAFSPDAAALLDLDPAAATTAEFLAVMSGGGRISAMDPVAAIYAGHQFGVWVPELGDGRAILLGEVLTDRHARWEVQLKGAGMTRFSRMGDGRAVLRSAVREYLASEAMAGLGVPTTRALAITGSALPVYRERVEQAAVLVRLAPSHVRFGSFELFASRGMRAEVHQLADYIITLHFPELLPLPAAERYAAWYREVVNRTALLMAQWTAVGFAHGVMNSDNMSILGLTLDYGPFGWLDSYDPGFICNHTDHAGRYAFDQQPRVGLWNCSRLGEALYPLLEEEAALSALESYRGTFETAIDALMRAKLGLQSIEAADLALQGELFGLLARTGTDYTRFFRALSHYEASDPGTVEPLRDEVGDEPALDAWLSRYAGRLEAEGSLVADRRTRMLAVNPKFVLRNWIAQEAIERAEAGDFTRIERVRDVMARPFDEHPADERFAQGPPAGAVPIVVSCSS; this is encoded by the coding sequence GTGTCGCGCCCTCTCGCCGCCCTTCGCTGGGATAACTCGTTCGCACGCCTCCCCGAGACGTTCCACCAGCGCGTCGCGCCCACACCCATCCCCGATCCGTATCTCGTCGCTTTCAGCCCCGACGCCGCTGCCTTGCTCGATCTCGACCCGGCTGCGGCAACGACGGCCGAGTTCCTGGCGGTGATGAGCGGGGGCGGGCGGATTTCGGCGATGGATCCGGTCGCGGCGATCTACGCCGGCCACCAGTTCGGTGTCTGGGTCCCCGAGCTCGGCGATGGCCGGGCGATTCTGCTCGGCGAAGTCCTCACCGACCGCCACGCGCGCTGGGAAGTGCAACTCAAGGGCGCCGGGATGACGCGCTTTTCGCGAATGGGTGACGGTCGTGCCGTGCTTCGGTCGGCGGTGCGCGAGTATCTCGCGAGCGAGGCCATGGCAGGGCTCGGAGTGCCCACCACGCGGGCACTCGCGATCACTGGCAGCGCCCTGCCGGTATACCGCGAACGGGTGGAGCAGGCGGCGGTACTCGTGCGGCTGGCGCCGAGTCACGTGCGATTCGGTTCATTCGAGCTCTTCGCATCACGCGGGATGCGCGCGGAGGTGCACCAGCTCGCCGACTACATCATCACGCTGCACTTTCCCGAGTTGCTTCCACTGCCGGCCGCCGAACGATACGCGGCGTGGTATCGCGAAGTCGTCAACCGTACCGCGCTGCTGATGGCACAGTGGACCGCCGTCGGTTTCGCACATGGCGTCATGAACAGCGACAACATGTCGATTCTCGGGCTGACCCTCGACTATGGGCCCTTCGGCTGGCTCGACAGCTACGATCCGGGCTTCATCTGCAATCACACCGATCACGCCGGGCGCTACGCCTTCGACCAGCAGCCGCGTGTCGGCCTCTGGAATTGTTCGCGGCTCGGGGAGGCCCTGTATCCGCTGCTTGAGGAAGAGGCGGCGCTCTCTGCGCTTGAATCGTACCGCGGCACCTTCGAGACCGCGATTGATGCGCTGATGCGCGCGAAGCTCGGACTGCAGAGCATCGAAGCTGCGGATCTCGCGCTGCAGGGCGAACTGTTCGGGTTGCTGGCCCGCACCGGAACTGACTACACCCGGTTCTTCCGTGCGCTCTCTCACTACGAAGCAAGCGATCCGGGCACGGTGGAGCCGTTGCGGGACGAAGTGGGCGATGAGCCCGCGCTCGACGCGTGGCTCTCCCGTTACGCCGGACGGCTCGAGGCCGAGGGGTCGCTGGTCGCGGATCGCCGGACGCGGATGCTCGCGGTCAATCCGAAATTCGTCCTGCGCAACTGGATCGCACAGGAGGCGATCGAGCGTGCCGAAGCCGGAGACTTTACGCGCATCGAGCGGGTGCGTGACGTGATGGCGCGGCCGTTCGATGAACATCCCGCCGACGAACGATTCGCGCAGGGGCCGCCGGCTGGCGCGGTGCCGATCGTGGTCTCCTGCTCTTCCTGA
- a CDS encoding ABC-F family ATP-binding cassette domain-containing protein, whose amino-acid sequence MTLIAASGLAVIFGSDTLIENVTFTVAAGDRWGVVGRNGSGKSTLMHLITGVRQPDKGSVARAQGLKIAVMDQYRDFGSAVTVWDAAARGFDHLFELERDLARQTEAMGAAGENVTEAMLDEYAHDLERFEHAGGYAASSRVDAVLEGLGFDPVDARTRDVATLSGGERGRLALAGQLAAPADLLILDEPTNHLDIATARWLEGYLKSIDEAVLLISHDRAFLTSVADHMLHLEAGTAVAYDVGYTGFVAQRAERRASAERAFRKQDSKLAAEEDFIRRNIAGGNSAQAKGRRKRLDRVARLSPPPGEEGTMSVAFTAGDRGGDQVLVAEKLAVSVEGRELLKPWSGILRRGDVVGLIGPNGAGKSTLLRTLLGERKAEGGVVRLMPASQVAYYRQDLSDVDPTSTLYDLIAIRRALWTRGQIQGHLGRFGFSGDSVLRRAGSLSGGERARVALALMMLAEANVLVFDEPTNHLDVESIEALEDAIAEYDGTVLLVSHDRALLETLTTRIWSFDDAILTDYPGNFAEWELEATARKAAAAAAAKIAASRASAGPRKSAEPRAQHAAPSADGAMSASQRRTAERAIEEAESQVAKHEAELAQLEESLADPALYAQPDGATAARTLTAARDAERRKLEAAMAAWEKAIAAVN is encoded by the coding sequence GTGACGTTGATTGCAGCCTCCGGGCTTGCCGTGATATTCGGCAGTGATACCCTGATCGAGAATGTCACTTTCACCGTGGCGGCGGGCGATCGCTGGGGCGTGGTGGGGCGGAACGGGAGCGGCAAGAGCACCCTGATGCACCTGATCACCGGCGTGCGTCAACCGGACAAGGGTTCGGTCGCGCGGGCGCAGGGGCTCAAGATCGCCGTCATGGATCAGTACCGCGATTTCGGTAGTGCGGTGACCGTGTGGGATGCGGCGGCCCGCGGCTTCGATCATCTCTTCGAACTCGAGCGCGATCTCGCACGGCAGACTGAAGCGATGGGCGCCGCCGGCGAAAATGTCACCGAAGCGATGCTCGACGAATATGCCCACGATCTTGAGCGCTTCGAGCACGCCGGTGGCTACGCGGCATCATCGCGTGTCGATGCTGTGCTCGAAGGTCTCGGCTTCGATCCGGTCGATGCGCGCACGCGCGACGTGGCGACGCTCTCGGGCGGGGAGCGCGGGCGGCTCGCGCTCGCGGGGCAACTCGCTGCTCCAGCCGACCTGCTGATTCTCGACGAACCGACGAACCACCTCGACATTGCGACGGCACGCTGGCTCGAGGGCTACCTCAAGAGCATCGACGAAGCGGTGTTGCTCATCTCGCACGATCGCGCGTTCCTGACCTCGGTCGCCGATCATATGCTCCACCTGGAGGCCGGCACCGCGGTGGCCTACGATGTGGGCTACACCGGCTTCGTGGCGCAGCGCGCCGAACGTCGCGCTTCGGCAGAGCGCGCATTCCGCAAGCAGGACTCCAAGCTTGCCGCCGAAGAGGATTTCATTCGTCGCAACATTGCCGGCGGCAACTCCGCGCAGGCCAAGGGCCGCCGCAAGCGGCTCGATCGCGTGGCCCGGCTCTCGCCGCCGCCCGGTGAAGAAGGGACCATGTCGGTCGCCTTCACGGCCGGCGATCGCGGTGGTGATCAGGTGCTCGTGGCCGAGAAGCTGGCGGTCTCGGTGGAAGGGCGCGAACTGCTCAAGCCGTGGAGCGGCATCCTGCGCCGCGGCGATGTGGTCGGTCTCATCGGACCGAATGGTGCCGGCAAGTCGACGCTGTTGCGCACACTGCTTGGCGAACGGAAGGCTGAAGGTGGTGTGGTACGGCTGATGCCAGCCTCGCAGGTGGCGTACTACCGTCAGGACCTGAGTGATGTCGATCCGACGAGTACGCTCTACGATCTGATCGCGATCCGACGTGCGCTCTGGACCCGCGGCCAGATCCAGGGGCATCTCGGTCGCTTTGGCTTCTCGGGCGACAGCGTGCTGCGTCGCGCCGGTTCGCTGTCGGGTGGCGAGCGCGCCCGAGTGGCGCTCGCGCTGATGATGCTCGCCGAGGCGAATGTGCTGGTCTTCGACGAGCCGACCAACCATCTCGATGTCGAATCAATCGAAGCGCTCGAAGATGCGATCGCCGAGTACGATGGCACGGTGTTGCTGGTCTCGCACGACCGGGCCCTGCTCGAGACGCTCACGACCCGGATCTGGTCGTTCGACGATGCCATCCTCACCGACTATCCCGGCAACTTCGCCGAGTGGGAACTCGAGGCCACGGCGCGCAAGGCGGCCGCTGCTGCAGCGGCGAAAATCGCAGCGTCGCGCGCGAGCGCGGGTCCCAGGAAGAGCGCCGAGCCGAGGGCGCAGCATGCTGCTCCCAGCGCCGACGGCGCCATGTCCGCCTCCCAGCGCCGCACGGCCGAACGCGCCATCGAGGAGGCCGAATCACAGGTGGCGAAGCACGAGGCGGAGCTGGCCCAGCTGGAGGAGTCGCTGGCCGACCCCGCGCTGTATGCCCAGCCAGACGGGGCCACGGCAGCTCGCACCCTGACCGCCGCGCGCGACGCCGAACGGCGCAAGCTCGAGGCCGCAATGGCGGCGTGGGAGAAGGCGATCGCGGCGGTGAACTGA
- a CDS encoding cytochrome b/b6 domain-containing protein, protein MTMPSLAPSAPPAVVRHRGIVRLTHWLNAVFLAGMIASGLQIYTAYAHIGPHDAVYQLPNPFDASRLHIPGAIRLGGWLAGGLRWHFALAWPFVLTGAAYLLFLIVSGEWRALLFRPRDVPGSVAMLKYYLRLRPDHPPQGKHNPLQKSAYTFILLLAIISILTGFAIAKPVQLGFLTSLFGGYQLSRYWHFVAVWTFTAFLVVHVVMVFVADPASMRAIITGRYRGRFPNHG, encoded by the coding sequence ATGACGATGCCTTCGCTAGCGCCTTCGGCCCCGCCTGCCGTGGTCCGCCACCGCGGCATCGTGCGGCTGACCCACTGGCTCAACGCGGTCTTCCTCGCCGGAATGATCGCGAGCGGCCTGCAGATCTATACCGCCTACGCCCACATCGGGCCGCACGACGCGGTGTACCAGCTCCCTAATCCCTTCGACGCTTCACGGCTGCACATCCCGGGCGCGATCCGCCTCGGGGGCTGGCTTGCCGGCGGGCTCCGCTGGCACTTCGCCCTCGCCTGGCCGTTCGTGCTCACGGGGGCGGCGTATCTCCTCTTCCTGATTGTGTCGGGGGAGTGGCGCGCGTTGCTCTTTCGCCCCAGGGACGTGCCCGGCTCGGTGGCAATGCTCAAATACTATCTCCGGCTTCGCCCCGATCATCCGCCGCAGGGGAAGCACAACCCGCTCCAGAAGAGCGCCTACACCTTCATCCTGCTGCTCGCGATCATTTCGATCCTCACCGGCTTTGCCATCGCCAAGCCGGTGCAGCTTGGCTTCCTCACTTCGCTCTTCGGCGGCTACCAGCTCTCGCGCTACTGGCACTTCGTCGCGGTGTGGACCTTCACCGCGTTCCTGGTCGTGCACGTGGTGATGGTCTTCGTCGCCGATCCGGCGTCAATGCGGGCGATCATCACCGGGCGCTATCGGGGGAGGTTTCCGAACCATGGCTGA
- a CDS encoding molybdopterin-dependent oxidoreductase yields MADAFDRRGFLLRAAPFLPAALAACGWDGGPRLQPVLDRVIGFNNQLGEKLLQVRGATVPPHQVITGRMPSYFISDTMPVLADPAAWRLEVGGLVTTPTSFTPAMISALPHIDYSVEHHCVEGWSAVAAWRGVPFSIFADLVKPLPNAQYVKFESFDKGYMNGWDIASAMHPQTILADGFGDRPIGPDHGAPLRLYSPIKLGYKLTKYLTRVTFTAEKPGGYWEDQGYPWFGGL; encoded by the coding sequence ATGGCTGACGCATTCGATCGCCGGGGCTTCCTTCTCCGGGCGGCGCCGTTCCTGCCCGCCGCGCTGGCCGCGTGCGGCTGGGATGGTGGGCCCCGACTGCAGCCGGTCCTCGACCGGGTCATCGGCTTCAACAATCAGCTGGGCGAGAAACTGCTGCAGGTGCGCGGCGCCACGGTGCCGCCGCACCAGGTGATCACCGGCAGGATGCCGTCGTACTTCATCTCCGACACGATGCCGGTGCTCGCTGATCCGGCTGCGTGGCGGCTCGAGGTCGGTGGGCTCGTCACGACTCCGACCTCGTTCACCCCTGCCATGATCTCCGCGCTGCCGCACATCGACTACAGCGTCGAGCATCATTGCGTCGAAGGGTGGAGCGCGGTGGCCGCCTGGCGCGGGGTCCCGTTCAGCATCTTCGCCGACCTCGTCAAGCCGTTGCCGAACGCGCAGTATGTGAAATTCGAATCGTTCGACAAGGGTTACATGAATGGCTGGGATATCGCGAGCGCGATGCACCCGCAGACGATTCTCGCCGATGGCTTCGGCGATCGCCCGATTGGTCCCGATCACGGCGCCCCGCTGCGGCTCTACTCGCCGATCAAGCTGGGCTACAAGCTGACGAAATATCTCACCCGGGTGACTTTCACCGCGGAGAAGCCCGGCGGCTACTGGGAGGATCAGGGGTATCCGTGGTTTGGGGGCCTGTAG